The genomic DNA CTCCTGTCACCTTAGGAAAGACCAAGGTGCCCAGCTGCATGGTGTAGAATGAGACACACATTCCTGCATCAGAATTCCCACCCAACACTATGTTTTCATTACTCTTGCCTTCGGGGATACGTGGGGCTTCCAATGCCAGAGCTTTCGTGATGTTCTTAGGGGAGAGCTGGAGGGAGTAGAGAGGCGCTTTGCTTCTCTGAAATGTTTCCTTCTGTACCCAACCCTCACTTGCAATTTCCAAGACTGATTCTGAGTTTTTCCACTTGTGTGTATTTTCAATTCTGACATCGAAATAACCATTgactctcaccactattgtttgGGCTTTCTAACTACTCCTGCCCCCACATCGTCACACCACAACTCAGTTCGCTGCTTAAATCCATAAATCCCAGCATGTCAAGGGCTGTGTCAAACTTCCAATGCCTTCTCCTGTCAAGGTGAAAAAAACCCTGATACTCTACATGAGCTACAAGGGCCTCATATCCTACaccttgcctctctctttcttcctctctatgCCCAGACACAAATGAGCTTCCTCTCTATtcctgagaaaacagaagttcCATGTTGGGTCTATTCCACTTACTGTTTCCTCTAAGTGGAAGTCAGCTCTGGATGCAGCTTCCTTTTTGTTAGTTGGGTCTTGGCAGAGGTCTCCTGCTCAATGAAACTCTCTGTGATTCCCAATCTAGGCCAGCCCTGCCCAGTGTGTTCCAGCATCCCACCCCTTTCCTGTCTTCACAGCACATGTTAACAAGTAGAATTCTCTTGTCCATTTCTTTGTGCACATGTCTCCTGGGATGAGTCAATGAATGGGCCATGCAAAGTATTGAAAACGCAGTGCAGACTTGGGGAGAAGGTCTTGGGATGGGGCACTTTGGTCCCCTGCATGCTCACCTCCCAGCAGCTGGGGTCCTACTGCCCAGAAAAGTACCAGGTGACTTCCACCAAGTCACCCTTAAGATAGGGCTGCAAGCCcaatcccctcacccaccccgtCAGCTCATACCCAATAACCATCTGCCAAATTGCTTCCTCATCAACATCACGCAATGCAGCCAGCCAACAAAAATCAGCCTTGCTTGAAATGTTCTGATATAATTATCAAGAAAAGTGCAGAAAAGAATAACCTCAACCCCTCAATTATTTGAATGCACAATATTTATTAGAAACGAATTTTAGATTTTAACATTGTGGTTACCTTTAATACATTTGTGAACAAATACTGGCCATAACACATTTTGAATACATCCAAGACTCAGAAAGATCATAAATTATGTTCTGAGTCTCTACTGACCCATTTGGTCAAAACGGCCTTGTTTTGCAAGAAAGGGGGGAAGGGGTAGGGTTGGAGAAAAGTCAGGGAGATTGGAGGAGAATCAAAACCCAGAAGCATTGGCCCAGAGGAGTCTGGGGAAGATTATGCTCTCATGACCTCAGCAGGACCTAGCTTACAGAGACACAAGAGTGTCTAGTGGATGGAACCTCAGTTGGCAACACAGGAATTAGCAGTGTCCAAAGACACTCCAGAGTCTGGCAGGAAGAACAAACTATGGCGAACATGATAAAGAACATGGACTCAACGCATCAGTGGCAACATCACTGGCCTCTGAAGACCAGTAACCTGCAGGCTGGCCCAAAGCTCTGATGTAAATGTGGTGGGTCTCAAGGAGCCTCCACACACAAGAGCAGTAGGTTACAACATTATCCCCTGGGCTTAGGGGAAAAGGGCACAACTGTACCCAGAAGCCTCCGCAGGTTGCTGGAGTCCAGGGCTCAGTGGTACAGGGTTGTCCACTGAGGGTTCATCCACAGGACCGGGCAGAGCCTCAGGGTACTGGGCTGTGTGCGTTGTTCCCACCGAGAGACGCCTCTTGGCCCGGGCCTGGATGCTGGGCCCCCGGGCCCCTTGTTCCCGAGGACGACGACCAGGACCACATCTGCCCATTGAGGGATGAACATCTCGGGCAGAGGGAATCGGGGTCGGTGGTCGGGTGGGGCCGGCCTCCTGGGAAGTGCAGGCGGGGACAAGCCCAGACTGGGCATCAGAGGAAGAACTCTGGGCCGGCGAGGAGCGTGGGGAGGCCAGGCACATCGGGGTGCGACGGCCAGTCCCACCACTAGCGGCCACAGGCCGAGGGGTGCGCGTGGCCCGGCGGGGTGGGAGGTGCCTCAGGCCCAGCAGGGCTCTCCGGGGAGCTTGGGCCTCCCTCCAGGCGCTGAGCTCCCCCTTGTCTGGCGAGGTGGGCTCCGTGTGGTCCACAACAGCCCGGTCCTGCCCGCGCTTCCACAGCTCATAGCGCTCAGGCTGCAGGATGCGCACGAAGGCGTCCATGGAGAAGGTGACCCTGGCCTCCCCGCAGCTGCACTGAGACGCCACTTTGCCATAATCGATCCATCGCGGGGTGGCGAAGTTGATGGCTTCTGCGCAGTTGAAGCCGTGGTTGAAGCCAGAGTGGTAGCCATAGGGAAACGTCACCATGAACTCGCCAGCCTCCTGAGTGATCCGATTGAAGGGGATCCCGTTGTCCTTGAGGACCGTGGGCGAGATGAGAGCCACCTTGTGCCGCAGGAAGGCGTCACAGGCGCGGGCACTGCCCGGGAACAGCTCGGTGGCCAGGCGCTCCAGGCGCCGGCCGTGCTCCGGGGGCACCGCGTACCACGTTTTGGGCTCCCCGAAGTGCAGGTAGTTGATGCTGTAAAGGTCCATGTCCTCCGTGTGCCAGGCGAAGGTGGTCTTCCACATGCCAAAGTACAGGTAGGGCGTGTTGACGCCCTCGATGACCACGCCGCACTCCTGCTCCAGCAGGTCCTGGATGGTTCCCAGGTGGCCAAGGTTCCACTGTTGAGTGTTTTCCGCAAACAAGGAGCCGCTGATGTCAGCGCCATAAATCGGAGAATCGTACAGGCGGGTTTTCCAATACTTTCGCTCCAAATCCTCAAAATCCGAGTGTGGCGGAGTCCGATACTTTCCGCTG from Panthera tigris isolate Pti1 chromosome D1, P.tigris_Pti1_mat1.1, whole genome shotgun sequence includes the following:
- the KDM4D gene encoding lysine-specific demethylase 4D encodes the protein MKTMKSKANFAQNPNCTIMIFHPTKEEFNDFDKYIAYMESEGAHRAGLAKVIPPKEWKARQTYDDISDILIATPLQQVVSGRAGVFTQYHKKKKAMTVAEYRQLANSGKYRTPPHSDFEDLERKYWKTRLYDSPIYGADISGSLFAENTQQWNLGHLGTIQDLLEQECGVVIEGVNTPYLYFGMWKTTFAWHTEDMDLYSINYLHFGEPKTWYAVPPEHGRRLERLATELFPGSARACDAFLRHKVALISPTVLKDNGIPFNRITQEAGEFMVTFPYGYHSGFNHGFNCAEAINFATPRWIDYGKVASQCSCGEARVTFSMDAFVRILQPERYELWKRGQDRAVVDHTEPTSPDKGELSAWREAQAPRRALLGLRHLPPRRATRTPRPVAASGGTGRRTPMCLASPRSSPAQSSSSDAQSGLVPACTSQEAGPTRPPTPIPSARDVHPSMGRCGPGRRPREQGARGPSIQARAKRRLSVGTTHTAQYPEALPGPVDEPSVDNPVPLSPGLQQPAEASGYSCALFP